The following DNA comes from Candidatus Poribacteria bacterium.
TCGGTCGGGTTTACGACGCGGGCACTCCCCCAAGCGATCGCGTCTCGACCTACGGAGATGTCCGCGAAATCTGTGCTGAACTGAACAGCAGCACGATCAAGGTTATGATAGATGCCGACACTGCCAACTGGTTCTTCTTCACTCGGATAGATCGGTGAGTCCAAATCTGCAATGCGATAACGGGACGAAGCAACACCGACAGCAATAGGAGACTGAGAAAAAAGTAACGGGTCTTGAACGCGCGGCGTAAAATCGTAAGCGAGAGCAAATGAAAGGGCATCCGCTGGCGCGTGGGAAAGATTGAGTCGTAAGCGGTTAACCACGACTCCCACCATGGATGCGTCTGGAAGCGGTGAATTGAATACTGTGGAAAAGTTTTTGTAGTAGCCACCGACTCGAAACTCAGCATCGGCGATCCCTGATAGTGGCGTTATCATCAAACAAATGATGAGCGTGAGAATTGTTCTCATTGAATGGTTCTCAAAAGAAAAGTTTTCAGTCAGCAGTTTCTTTAATCAATCAAAAATCCCTCTTAACCGATAACTGAGTACTGAAAACCGACAACTATTACCTCGCCTCATCAGTATCTATCCGCCCGTCGCGAAGCGTAATCAAACGCCTCGCACTTTCCATCACCATCGGATCGTGGGTCGAGAAGATGAACGTCATGCCCGTTTCGGCGTTGAGGTGACGCATCATCTCAAGCAGATCAGCACCGGTTTTTGAGTCGAGGTTCGCGGTCGGTTCATCGGCGAGAATAATCTGCGGTTCAGATACCATCGCGCGTGCAATAGCGACACGCTGCTGCTGTCCTCCCGAAAGCTGCGTTGGCACCCGATCCGCAACGCCGGTTAAACCGACAGATTCAAGCATTGTTATAACCCGCTCGTGCCGCTCTGCTTTCGGCACACCCGCCAAGAGCATGATGTATTCAACGTTTTCCTCAACTGTCAGCACAGGAATCAGGTTGTAAGCCTGAAAAATGAACCCGATGTTATCGCGTCTAAAATCAGAGAGTTCGTTGCCGCTCATCTCCGAAAGCACTTTACCAGCAAGCCACACTTTTCCGTCTGTAGGACTATCCAAACCAGAAATAATGTTGAGAAAGGTCGTCTTGCCAGAGCCAGAAGGACCCACAAGTGCTGTAAACTCTCCAGACTGGATGGTTAAGTCAACCCCATTAAGAGCGTTGACGGGAATCCCATCCGCTGCATAAACCTTCGTCACACCCTCAGTGACAATGACATCTGTTTTCTGAGCTTGTTGCATTTAAAAACTCCGTCGCATTGCGGCTGCTGGGGACATTTTGGCCGCGTACCGTGCAGGATAGAGTCCGGCAATGATCGTAAAAATAAAGAGCCATATCGGATAAAGAATGAACTGTTCAACCTTCATGATTGGGCGGATGAACTCCTGTATCGTTACTCCTGTCATTTCAACGCCGGTATAGTCAATGCCGACATGCGCAAAAACCGCCGTCAAAACAAAGCCGAGTATCATCCCGAGTCCAATACTAACGATTGCTAAAGCACCCGCCTCAAATAAGATGACGCGCGCCATTCCAAAAGGACGCGTTCCAACAGCGCGTAGAACACCAAATTCAAACATCCGCTCATATAACGACATAAAGAGCGTGTTGATAATCCCAAAGACAACCACCCCAAACAAGATAACGCCCATGATGTATTTGCTGTATTTTGTCATTTCCAATATCGCTGTTAATTGCGACATCAGTTCCGTCCAGCTTAAGACTTCGTTACCGTGTTGGGAATACGTCTCCCAAAACGGCAGTGCCGGATCTTGCGCGTGGGTTAGGGACGTAAATTTAATAGCGATTTCATGCACACTGCTACCAATGGCAAGCATCTCTTGCGCTTTTTCAATCCGCACGAACGCCATGCCGCTGTTCATCTCTTCGTCGACAAAGTGATAGATACCGGCAATCCGAAACATTTCTTGGGAGAGATCTCCGCTTTCGGCTTGTGCTACCGTCACGACCACCCGGTCTCCAAGTCCGATTTCTAAAATTTCGGCGAGTTTCGCACCGATAACAATATCGCGGCTGTTATCGCCTTCAAAATATGCGCCCTCCGTTATCGCGTC
Coding sequences within:
- a CDS encoding ABC transporter ATP-binding protein, whose protein sequence is MQQAQKTDVIVTEGVTKVYAADGIPVNALNGVDLTIQSGEFTALVGPSGSGKTTFLNIISGLDSPTDGKVWLAGKVLSEMSGNELSDFRRDNIGFIFQAYNLIPVLTVEENVEYIMLLAGVPKAERHERVITMLESVGLTGVADRVPTQLSGGQQQRVAIARAMVSEPQIILADEPTANLDSKTGADLLEMMRHLNAETGMTFIFSTHDPMVMESARRLITLRDGRIDTDEAR
- a CDS encoding ABC transporter permease, producing MSWILIKLAWRNIFRNKRRTLIASIAIGIGLAALIFVDALMIGMTENMVRTATASFLGDAQIHREGFRDAQEVSLTIQALDEVTEGLAKEDIVEHFTQRTLAAGMITSPASVSAIILVGIHPPTEKFLSKIDDAITEGAYFEGDNSRDIVIGAKLAEILEIGLGDRVVVTVAQAESGDLSQEMFRIAGIYHFVDEEMNSGMAFVRIEKAQEMLAIGSSVHEIAIKFTSLTHAQDPALPFWETYSQHGNEVLSWTELMSQLTAILEMTKYSKYIMGVILFGVVVFGIINTLFMSLYERMFEFGVLRAVGTRPFGMARVILFEAGALAIVSIGLGMILGFVLTAVFAHVGIDYTGVEMTGVTIQEFIRPIMKVEQFILYPIWLFIFTIIAGLYPARYAAKMSPAAAMRRSF